From a single Bradyrhizobium sediminis genomic region:
- a CDS encoding LuxR C-terminal-related transcriptional regulator — protein sequence MRTMSPEAAGIFMKHKVATFEGLKSLPASVAILDASGTIVAVNDTWKQFGRRNGLRVPDSAIGSNYLQYCRSDEPNSRRFESELRALLAGKRDLLTFIYPCHSRTQARWFCLIGLPLSLNKSSGVALLHVDLTTMLPLPIGARRARAKEEKKPIRPGANLAAIGGVLERSVLETLSSQLNTMFAGPATREKEATQGNDGQMKAALTRLSKRQMHVLRLLGEGKTNKEIAMALFLSPNTIKLHVSAILERLKLRSRTQAALVSSMLWQDRNAEVNAGATPEK from the coding sequence ATGCGTACGATGTCGCCAGAGGCAGCAGGGATTTTCATGAAACATAAGGTTGCGACGTTCGAGGGATTGAAATCGCTTCCCGCGAGCGTGGCGATTCTCGACGCTTCCGGAACAATTGTGGCGGTCAACGATACCTGGAAGCAATTCGGTCGACGAAACGGATTGCGTGTTCCCGATTCCGCAATTGGCTCGAACTACCTGCAATATTGTCGGTCCGATGAACCGAACTCACGTCGGTTCGAAAGTGAGCTGAGAGCATTGCTCGCGGGCAAGCGTGATCTCTTGACGTTTATTTATCCATGCCATTCGCGGACGCAGGCACGATGGTTCTGCCTCATCGGGCTGCCGCTATCGCTGAATAAATCGTCCGGCGTGGCCCTCCTGCATGTGGACCTCACAACAATGTTGCCGCTTCCGATCGGTGCGCGACGAGCGCGAGCCAAGGAAGAGAAAAAGCCAATTCGCCCCGGGGCCAATCTAGCCGCGATTGGCGGCGTCCTGGAACGCTCCGTGCTGGAAACGCTTTCGTCACAACTGAACACAATGTTCGCCGGTCCTGCCACGCGCGAGAAGGAGGCCACGCAAGGGAACGACGGTCAGATGAAGGCCGCTCTTACTCGGTTGAGCAAACGGCAGATGCACGTTCTGCGTCTGCTGGGCGAGGGCAAGACCAACAAAGAAATTGCGATGGCGCTCTTTCTTTCACCTAACACTATCAAGCTGCACGTGTCAGCGATCCTGGAACGTTTGAAGCTCCGGAGTCGCACTCAAGCGGCTCTTGTTTCATCAATGCTATGGCAAGACCGCAACGCCGAAGTCAACGCGGGCGCGACGCCTGAGAAATAG
- a CDS encoding alpha/beta fold hydrolase, producing MNLVSTPDNPCPDDAITGKIGTPDGVELRFARWGSTADSKGTVCVFPGRGEFIEKYFETVCDLRRRGFAVAVMDWRGQGHSSRQLPDPRKGHVESFSEFELDVETFMQRVVLPDCPPPYFALAHSMGGAVLLRVAHSGKRWFERMVLAAPLIDLPYARSSLLLRIPIRALRLAGCGASYVPGSNVDMMRASGFAGNPLTSDPVRYARNAAIPEQDPAVGIGSPTVAWLDAAFETIVGFRAADYPSQIVSPILMVAAGDDTVVSGAAIERFAARLPLGSHRVIEGARHEILQEQDGYREQLWAAFDAFVPGAPSLK from the coding sequence ATGAATCTCGTTTCCACTCCCGACAATCCATGTCCCGACGATGCCATCACCGGCAAGATCGGGACGCCGGACGGGGTGGAGCTGCGCTTCGCGCGCTGGGGCTCGACGGCCGACAGCAAGGGAACGGTCTGCGTCTTCCCCGGACGCGGCGAGTTCATCGAGAAATATTTCGAGACGGTGTGCGATCTGCGCCGGCGCGGCTTTGCGGTCGCTGTCATGGACTGGCGCGGACAGGGGCACTCGTCGCGGCAACTGCCCGATCCGCGCAAGGGACATGTCGAGAGCTTTTCGGAATTTGAGCTCGACGTCGAGACCTTCATGCAGCGGGTGGTGCTTCCCGATTGTCCGCCGCCCTATTTCGCCCTGGCGCATTCGATGGGCGGCGCGGTCCTGCTGCGTGTCGCGCATTCCGGAAAGCGGTGGTTCGAGCGCATGGTTCTCGCCGCGCCGCTGATCGATTTGCCCTACGCGCGCTCCTCATTGCTGTTGCGCATCCCGATACGGGCGCTGCGCCTCGCCGGCTGCGGGGCGAGCTACGTTCCCGGCAGCAATGTCGATATGATGCGGGCATCGGGCTTTGCCGGCAATCCGCTGACCTCCGATCCCGTGCGCTACGCGCGCAACGCCGCGATTCCTGAGCAGGATCCGGCGGTGGGAATCGGTTCGCCGACGGTGGCATGGCTGGATGCGGCGTTTGAAACCATCGTCGGGTTTCGCGCCGCGGATTACCCCTCGCAAATCGTTTCGCCGATCCTGATGGTGGCGGCGGGTGACGATACCGTCGTATCGGGCGCGGCGATCGAGCGATTTGCCGCGCGCCTGCCTTTGGGCTCGCATCGCGTGATCGAGGGAGCCCGGCATGAAATCCTGCAGGAGCAGGATGGCTATCGCGAACAGTTGTGGGCGGCGTTCGACGCCTTCGTGCCGGGTGCGCCATCTCTGAAATGA
- a CDS encoding benzoate/H(+) symporter BenE family transporter: MFIQIERPTERPPGVGRIISAFGFLYASNGFIGWLFAVTGPVAIILAVGSNGGLSEREIASWIFGVFFFNGLITLLLSGLYRQPLVFFWTIPGTVLVGQSLTHLTFPEVVGAFYATGLLMLVLGASGWVKRAMQLVPMPIVMGMVAGVFLRFGLELVRAVFADTIIVGPMVAIWLILSAIPRLGRRIPPIIGALLVGASTTVLFSRFDATATLQFELIRPVIQAPVWSIAAMVELVVPLAITVLVVQNGQGFAVLGTAGHTPPINAVTMACGIGSVISAVVGGVSSCLTGPTNAIVVSGGEQKRQYSAAMFVGCLALVFGLLAPTFTRLLLVSPKSLVMALAGLAMLRVLQTAFITAFKERFSLGALLAFLVTVADVPLLNVGAAFWGLVSGFAISWLLERSDFAAEARS, encoded by the coding sequence ATGTTCATACAGATCGAACGACCGACTGAACGGCCGCCCGGCGTTGGGCGGATTATTTCGGCTTTCGGCTTCCTCTACGCATCGAATGGTTTCATTGGCTGGCTGTTCGCCGTGACCGGGCCTGTGGCGATCATTCTGGCGGTCGGCTCGAACGGAGGGCTCTCCGAAAGAGAGATCGCGTCCTGGATCTTCGGCGTCTTCTTTTTCAACGGCCTGATCACGCTCCTGCTCAGCGGGCTTTATCGTCAGCCGCTCGTCTTCTTCTGGACTATCCCCGGTACGGTCCTGGTTGGGCAGTCGCTGACCCATCTGACGTTTCCGGAGGTTGTCGGTGCGTTCTACGCTACGGGCCTGCTGATGCTGGTGTTGGGTGCGAGCGGCTGGGTCAAGCGCGCCATGCAGCTCGTTCCGATGCCGATCGTCATGGGCATGGTCGCCGGCGTTTTTCTGCGCTTTGGTCTTGAGCTCGTCCGCGCTGTGTTTGCTGACACCATCATCGTCGGACCGATGGTCGCAATTTGGCTCATCCTGTCGGCGATCCCGCGCCTTGGCCGGCGTATTCCGCCGATCATCGGGGCCCTGCTGGTCGGCGCATCGACGACGGTGCTGTTCAGCCGGTTCGACGCCACTGCAACGCTTCAATTCGAACTGATCCGCCCGGTCATCCAGGCTCCAGTCTGGTCAATCGCGGCCATGGTCGAACTCGTGGTGCCGCTCGCGATCACGGTCCTCGTCGTCCAGAATGGCCAGGGTTTTGCGGTGCTCGGGACAGCAGGGCATACGCCGCCGATCAACGCCGTGACCATGGCCTGCGGCATCGGCTCGGTGATCAGCGCCGTCGTCGGCGGAGTCAGTTCCTGCCTGACGGGACCGACCAATGCCATCGTGGTCTCGGGTGGTGAGCAGAAACGCCAATATAGCGCCGCCATGTTCGTTGGTTGTCTGGCGCTGGTGTTCGGACTGCTGGCGCCGACATTTACACGGTTGCTGCTGGTTTCGCCCAAGTCGCTGGTGATGGCCTTGGCAGGACTCGCGATGCTGCGCGTCCTGCAGACGGCCTTTATCACCGCGTTCAAGGAGCGCTTCTCACTCGGCGCGCTGCTGGCTTTCCTCGTCACCGTCGCCGATGTGCCCTTGTTGAACGTCGGCGCCGCATTCTGGGGTCTCGTGTCCGGCTTCGCCATCTCATGGCTGCTGGAGCGGTCCGATTTTGCAGCGGAGGCGCGATCGTAA
- the pobA gene encoding 4-hydroxybenzoate 3-monooxygenase, with protein sequence MKVQVCIIGGGPSGLLLSQLLHLQGIETVVLEKYSREYVLARIRAGVLEHGFAKLMREAQCGERMDREGEIHKGFHIAHDGVMDHVDLFKYSGGSSVVVYGQTELTRDLYEARERMKGNVIHNAEDVTPHDLNSDAPYVTYRDGDKVVRIDCEYVIGADGFHGVSRKSIPKDVLREYERVYPFGWLGVLSRTKPVSPELIYAKHERGFALCSLRSQVLSRYYIQVPLTDRVEDWSDDAFWAELKRRLPGEVAARMITGPSIEKSIAPLRSFVAEPMRYGRLFLAGDAAHIVPPTGARGLNSAASDIYYLYHAMVDHYKKGDDAGLDGYSNKALARIWKAQRFSWWMTMLLHRFPDNIPYDNKLQETDLAYLFSSEAAQRSLAENYVGLPF encoded by the coding sequence ATGAAGGTCCAGGTTTGCATCATTGGCGGCGGGCCGTCGGGGCTGCTGCTGTCCCAGCTCCTGCATCTGCAGGGCATCGAAACCGTGGTTCTGGAAAAATACAGCCGCGAATATGTATTGGCCCGCATCCGGGCCGGCGTGCTGGAGCACGGCTTCGCCAAGCTGATGCGCGAAGCCCAGTGCGGCGAGCGCATGGACCGCGAGGGCGAGATCCACAAGGGCTTCCATATCGCCCATGACGGCGTGATGGATCACGTCGACCTGTTCAAATATTCCGGCGGCAGCTCGGTCGTGGTTTACGGCCAGACCGAATTGACCCGCGATCTCTACGAGGCGCGCGAGCGGATGAAGGGCAACGTCATCCACAATGCCGAGGACGTGACGCCCCACGACCTCAATTCGGATGCGCCTTATGTCACCTATCGCGACGGCGACAAGGTCGTCCGCATCGATTGCGAGTACGTGATCGGCGCAGACGGCTTCCACGGCGTCAGCCGCAAGTCGATCCCGAAGGATGTGCTGCGGGAATATGAACGGGTCTATCCGTTCGGCTGGTTAGGGGTGCTGTCGCGCACCAAGCCGGTTTCGCCCGAACTGATCTATGCCAAGCACGAGCGCGGCTTCGCGCTTTGCTCGCTGCGCTCGCAGGTGCTGAGCCGTTACTACATCCAGGTGCCGCTGACGGATCGGGTCGAAGACTGGTCCGACGACGCGTTCTGGGCCGAGCTCAAGCGCCGCCTGCCGGGCGAGGTCGCCGCCCGCATGATCACCGGTCCGTCGATCGAGAAGAGCATCGCGCCGTTGCGCAGCTTCGTGGCCGAGCCGATGCGCTATGGCCGGCTGTTTCTCGCCGGCGACGCCGCCCATATCGTGCCGCCGACCGGGGCGCGCGGGCTCAACAGCGCGGCTTCGGATATCTATTACCTCTATCACGCCATGGTCGATCACTACAAAAAGGGCGATGACGCCGGCCTCGACGGCTATTCGAACAAGGCACTGGCGCGGATCTGGAAGGCGCAGCGGTTTTCATGGTGGATGACCATGTTGCTGCACCGCTTCCCGGACAATATCCCCTACGACAACAAGCTGCAGGAAACCGATCTCGCCTATCTGTTCTCGTCCGAGGCCGCCCAGCGGTCGCTGGCCGAAAACTATGTGGGATTGCCATTCTAG
- a CDS encoding 1-acyl-sn-glycerol-3-phosphate acyltransferase, which produces MGSQIALPLWAVIILAVLAVLAVVDRILMPSVRWALRRRANRAIEELNTHLRLHIQPFKLTRRQVLIDRLVFDPEVLHAAEEYAREAGVPREIAMEKVKRYAGEIVPSFSAYAYFRVGTRIARSISKMLYRVRIGYRNDDALAAVDPASSVIFVINHRSNMDYVLVTYVAATSSALSYAVGEWAQVWGLRGLIRSMGAYFISRDSREPLYRKVLARYVHMATAAGVTQAIFPEGGLSRDGRLRPPKFGLLSYMVAGFDPLGPRDVVFIPVAVNYDRVLEDRMLTSAANTEPGKKPVFGFNAAVFARHFFHHVWMALRGEWYRFGYTCVSFGEPVSLRKHTAEANIDFRLLAPEPRHAEIEKLGNKLMEAVGRVIPALPVSLVSAAMLEAGDKPLSLLDIKERVSGLIGELEGRGTYVHIPRADRDYAITVGLRMLTLRHLVLEQDGSYRANPEELMLLRYYANAIVHLFENAARPAA; this is translated from the coding sequence ATGGGGTCGCAGATTGCCTTGCCGCTGTGGGCGGTCATCATCCTGGCCGTGCTGGCTGTCCTGGCCGTGGTGGACCGCATCCTGATGCCGAGCGTGCGCTGGGCGCTGCGCCGCCGCGCCAACCGCGCCATCGAAGAACTCAATACCCATCTCAGGCTTCACATTCAGCCGTTCAAGCTCACCAGGCGCCAGGTCCTGATCGACCGTCTGGTGTTCGATCCGGAAGTGCTGCATGCGGCCGAAGAGTACGCCAGGGAGGCCGGCGTGCCGCGCGAAATCGCGATGGAGAAGGTGAAACGCTATGCGGGCGAGATCGTTCCCTCGTTCAGCGCCTATGCCTACTTCCGCGTGGGAACGCGCATCGCCAGGAGCATCTCCAAGATGCTCTATCGCGTCCGGATCGGCTACCGCAACGACGATGCGCTCGCCGCGGTCGATCCCGCCTCCTCGGTCATCTTCGTCATCAATCACCGCTCCAACATGGATTACGTGCTGGTGACCTATGTCGCCGCCACGTCGTCGGCGTTGAGTTACGCGGTAGGCGAATGGGCGCAGGTCTGGGGGCTGCGCGGCCTGATCCGATCGATGGGGGCCTATTTCATCAGCCGGGATTCCCGCGAGCCGCTCTATCGCAAGGTGCTCGCGCGCTACGTCCACATGGCGACCGCGGCGGGCGTTACGCAAGCGATCTTTCCGGAGGGCGGCCTCAGCCGCGACGGCAGGCTGCGCCCGCCGAAATTCGGGCTGCTCAGCTACATGGTCGCAGGCTTCGATCCGCTCGGCCCGCGCGACGTGGTGTTCATCCCGGTCGCGGTCAACTACGACCGCGTGCTGGAGGATCGCATGCTGACCTCCGCGGCCAATACCGAGCCGGGCAAGAAGCCGGTGTTCGGATTCAACGCAGCTGTCTTCGCGCGCCACTTCTTTCACCATGTCTGGATGGCGTTGCGCGGCGAATGGTACCGCTTCGGCTATACCTGCGTCAGTTTCGGCGAGCCGGTATCGCTGCGAAAGCACACGGCCGAGGCGAATATCGATTTTCGTCTGCTGGCCCCCGAGCCGCGCCACGCCGAGATCGAGAAGCTGGGCAACAAGTTGATGGAAGCGGTCGGCCGCGTGATTCCGGCGCTGCCGGTGTCGCTGGTGTCCGCCGCGATGCTGGAGGCCGGCGACAAGCCGCTCTCTTTGCTCGACATCAAGGAAAGGGTGTCGGGCCTGATCGGCGAACTGGAAGGCCGCGGCACCTATGTCCACATTCCGCGCGCCGACCGCGACTACGCGATCACGGTGGGGTTGCGCATGCTGACGCTGCGCCATCTGGTTCTGGAGCAGGACGGCAGCTATCGCGCTAACCCGGAAGAGCTGATGCTGTTGAGGTACTACGCCAACGCCATCGTGCATTTGTTCGAGAACGCGGCGAGGCCGGCGGCATGA
- a CDS encoding class III extradiol dioxygenase family protein — MASIVGTITTSHVPAIGGAIAKGLQNDPYWKPFFDGFPPVREWLAKVKPDVVVLVYNDHGLNFFLDKMPTFAVGAASEYRNADEGWGIPTVPPFRGDPELSWHLIEQLVAEEFDLTTCQEMVVDHAFTLPMALCWPDMKWPVRTVPVCVNTVQGPLPSAARCYKLGQAIGRAIASWPGDERVVVMGTGGLSHQLDGERAGFINKEFDLAFMASMVANPAWATQYSTTELVELSGTQGVELLNWVVARGALPEKVKQQHANYHIPISNTASGLMVLEPQG; from the coding sequence ATGGCCAGCATTGTCGGCACCATCACCACCTCGCACGTCCCGGCCATCGGCGGCGCCATCGCCAAGGGCCTGCAGAACGATCCCTACTGGAAACCCTTCTTCGACGGCTTCCCGCCGGTGCGCGAATGGCTCGCCAAGGTGAAGCCGGACGTCGTCGTGCTGGTCTACAATGACCACGGGCTGAACTTCTTCCTCGACAAAATGCCGACCTTCGCGGTCGGCGCGGCGAGCGAGTACCGCAATGCCGACGAGGGCTGGGGGATTCCGACGGTGCCGCCCTTCCGCGGCGACCCGGAACTGTCATGGCACCTGATCGAACAGCTGGTGGCTGAGGAATTCGACCTCACGACCTGCCAGGAGATGGTGGTCGATCACGCCTTCACCTTGCCGATGGCGTTATGCTGGCCAGACATGAAGTGGCCGGTCCGCACCGTGCCGGTGTGCGTCAACACCGTGCAGGGACCGCTGCCCTCGGCGGCGCGCTGCTACAAGCTTGGCCAGGCGATCGGCCGGGCCATCGCCTCTTGGCCGGGGGACGAGCGGGTGGTCGTGATGGGCACCGGCGGCCTGTCGCACCAGCTCGACGGCGAGCGCGCCGGCTTCATCAACAAGGAGTTCGACCTCGCTTTCATGGCCAGCATGGTCGCGAACCCGGCTTGGGCGACGCAGTATTCGACCACTGAGCTGGTCGAGCTGTCGGGCACCCAGGGCGTCGAACTCTTGAACTGGGTGGTCGCGCGCGGCGCACTGCCGGAGAAGGTGAAGCAGCAGCACGCCAATTACCACATCCCGATTTCGAACACCGCGTCGGGGCTGATGGTGCTCGAGCCGCAGGGCTGA
- a CDS encoding DUF1993 domain-containing protein yields the protein MAFSLYDATVANYLQILGAVGGFLEKSLAHFREKGIDPAEIVEARMAPDMLPLRFQIVSVALHSRGAIEAAKTGVFVPPSGKPDLDYAALQALVTEARNELSALTPDAVNALAGRDVIFKHSDRTLPFTSEGFLMSFSLPNFFFHATTAYDILRHNGAPLGKRDFMGRMKLKG from the coding sequence ATGGCCTTTTCGCTCTACGATGCAACCGTCGCCAACTACCTGCAGATTCTCGGCGCCGTCGGCGGTTTCCTCGAGAAGAGCCTCGCGCATTTCCGCGAGAAGGGCATCGATCCGGCCGAGATCGTCGAGGCGCGGATGGCGCCCGACATGCTTCCGCTCCGTTTCCAGATCGTCTCGGTCGCACTTCATTCGCGCGGCGCGATCGAGGCGGCGAAGACCGGAGTGTTCGTCCCGCCCTCGGGAAAACCGGACCTCGACTATGCCGCACTTCAGGCCTTGGTGACGGAAGCGCGCAATGAACTCTCGGCCCTGACGCCGGACGCCGTCAACGCGCTCGCCGGCCGCGACGTCATCTTCAAGCACAGCGACCGCACGCTCCCGTTCACGTCGGAAGGCTTCCTGATGTCGTTCTCGCTGCCGAACTTCTTCTTCCACGCGACCACGGCCTACGACATTCTCCGCCACAACGGCGCGCCGCTCGGAAAACGCGATTTCATGGGCAGGATGAAATTGAAAGGGTGA
- a CDS encoding protocatechuate 4,5-dioxygenase subunit alpha, with protein sequence MPSSKPRQPVPGTTIFDGEQARKGYALNKMCYSFNDAANRRAFVEDEDAYCAKYGLNPQQREAIRNRNVLQLIEAGGNAYYLAKFAGIFGLDMQDIGAQQTGLTKDQFKAKLLAARG encoded by the coding sequence ATGCCCAGTTCCAAGCCGCGACAACCCGTGCCCGGCACCACCATCTTCGACGGTGAGCAGGCCCGCAAGGGCTATGCGCTGAACAAGATGTGCTACTCGTTCAACGACGCCGCCAACCGGCGCGCCTTCGTCGAGGACGAGGACGCCTACTGCGCCAAATACGGCCTGAACCCGCAGCAGCGCGAAGCCATCCGCAACCGCAACGTATTGCAGCTGATCGAGGCCGGCGGCAACGCCTACTATCTGGCCAAGTTTGCCGGAATTTTCGGGCTCGACATGCAGGACATCGGCGCCCAGCAGACCGGCCTGACCAAGGATCAGTTCAAGGCCAAGCTTCTGGCCGCACGGGGATAG
- a CDS encoding MarR family winged helix-turn-helix transcriptional regulator: protein MELKKRKSATTPLWRHVLEENPVPVAYRLSWVANFLTGPVYEEMEQRFGLTRPEFIILFNLVAAPGCTAQDVAEASGRPKNSISRAVNALLRNGLISRRIDDIDQRRRPLIVTSAGRRLYRQALPLFVTRERQMLAPLNEAERAEFDRLLRKLVFRTDSWAQTY from the coding sequence ATGGAACTAAAAAAGCGAAAGAGCGCGACGACGCCTCTTTGGCGGCACGTTCTGGAGGAAAATCCGGTTCCGGTCGCATATCGGTTGAGCTGGGTCGCCAACTTCCTGACCGGTCCGGTTTACGAGGAGATGGAGCAGCGCTTCGGGCTGACGCGCCCGGAATTCATCATTTTGTTCAACCTCGTGGCGGCGCCAGGTTGCACGGCTCAAGACGTTGCCGAGGCGTCGGGGCGCCCGAAAAACAGCATCAGCCGAGCGGTCAACGCCCTCTTGCGGAACGGGCTGATTTCGCGAAGGATTGACGACATCGATCAAAGACGGCGGCCTTTGATCGTCACGTCGGCAGGACGCCGGCTCTACAGGCAGGCCTTGCCGCTCTTTGTTACTCGCGAACGGCAGATGCTTGCGCCGTTGAACGAAGCGGAACGAGCGGAATTCGATCGGCTGTTAAGGAAGCTCGTATTCCGGACGGATTCGTGGGCGCAAACCTACTAG
- a CDS encoding alpha/beta fold hydrolase — MLVSTDQDQGGKKMILARTSLLIALAIANCAFASAQDMLVEKKVMEIPAFQTVSGSRLTGVRIGYEVYGRLNAAGDNAILIPRSYSSTSHVAGKYSTTDAAPGIFDGVIGPGKTLDTDRYFIVSTDNLINVAAKDPTVTTVGPSSTNPATGKPYGMRFPIIQIRDLVNADKAILDALGVKKLHAVVGWSMGSMQAFEWSVAYPDFVSRVAALLPIAQMDGYTVAQLDNWGSAITLDPKWNNGDYYEGPAPTDGLTRALNTLHITQRSYGWGTNLAATPSKPDRSPASSWDAGFAAVANMQAASAARTKVFDANAILYGNRAMQLFTVGGVATLEEGFRPAKAKFLIVPARSDVLFFPAYGQRAVEALRKNGRDVSYLEIDGTGGHFDGVFEIKQATSALRTLLQ; from the coding sequence TTGTTAGTCTCGACTGACCAAGACCAAGGGGGGAAGAAAATGATACTTGCCCGTACGAGCTTACTGATTGCTTTGGCGATCGCAAATTGCGCGTTCGCTTCCGCTCAGGATATGCTGGTTGAAAAGAAGGTGATGGAAATTCCCGCCTTCCAGACCGTTTCGGGATCCAGGCTGACCGGCGTCCGCATCGGCTATGAGGTCTACGGACGGCTCAATGCCGCCGGCGACAATGCCATTCTGATACCTCGAAGCTATTCGAGCACGAGCCATGTCGCCGGCAAATACAGCACCACGGACGCCGCACCCGGAATCTTCGACGGCGTCATCGGGCCGGGCAAAACTCTCGACACCGACCGTTACTTCATCGTCAGCACCGACAATCTGATCAACGTTGCCGCAAAGGATCCGACGGTGACCACTGTGGGGCCTTCGTCGACGAATCCCGCCACGGGCAAGCCCTATGGCATGCGTTTTCCCATCATCCAGATTCGCGATCTGGTGAACGCCGACAAAGCCATTCTGGATGCGCTTGGCGTCAAGAAACTGCACGCTGTTGTCGGCTGGTCGATGGGCTCGATGCAGGCCTTCGAGTGGTCGGTTGCATACCCCGATTTTGTGTCGCGGGTCGCGGCCCTGCTGCCGATCGCGCAGATGGACGGCTATACTGTCGCGCAATTGGACAATTGGGGCAGCGCCATCACCCTCGATCCCAAATGGAATAACGGCGATTACTATGAGGGGCCGGCGCCGACGGACGGCCTGACCAGGGCCTTGAATACCTTGCACATCACCCAGCGGTCCTACGGCTGGGGGACCAATCTCGCTGCAACGCCATCGAAGCCCGATCGGTCGCCCGCGTCGTCCTGGGACGCCGGCTTTGCCGCCGTTGCCAATATGCAAGCCGCGTCAGCGGCCCGGACCAAGGTTTTCGATGCGAACGCCATTCTCTACGGCAATCGTGCGATGCAGCTCTTCACAGTTGGCGGCGTAGCAACGCTCGAAGAGGGCTTTCGGCCCGCCAAGGCCAAATTCCTGATTGTCCCGGCCCGCAGCGACGTCCTGTTTTTCCCGGCATATGGCCAACGCGCGGTCGAAGCTTTGCGCAAGAATGGTCGTGACGTCAGCTATCTCGAAATCGACGGGACCGGCGGTCACTTCGATGGCGTGTTCGAAATCAAGCAAGCCACCTCCGCCCTGCGCACCTTGCTTCAATAG
- a CDS encoding helix-turn-helix domain-containing protein produces MSATPASRTVQTYNLFGESGDLPDVVHCETIAARSVLHEWEFAPHRHPRLHQILLIERGGGQATLEGRIHPLRPMRIVNVPTGDVHGFSFKPGTQGWVLTVSAEMLDEVLTPSEGLRRVLAHSTVVRGTPEMRSAMQQIFAEFAGRHFARAHLLRALSAALIGLVAREMAANGRMPGGMTKPDLFRRFEALLDQHFLQHWTVSDYAAALSITPTHLSRLTRSATGHAASHLILDRVIREARRNLVYTNLPVSTIAYALGFSDPAYFSRLFSGATGLSPRGFRDKVHKGD; encoded by the coding sequence ATGAGCGCGACGCCGGCAAGCCGCACCGTCCAGACCTACAATTTGTTCGGCGAGTCCGGCGATCTGCCCGACGTCGTGCATTGCGAAACCATCGCGGCGCGCTCGGTGCTGCACGAATGGGAATTCGCGCCCCACCGCCATCCGCGGCTGCATCAGATCCTGCTGATCGAACGCGGCGGCGGACAGGCGACGCTGGAAGGCCGGATCCATCCGCTGCGGCCGATGCGGATCGTCAACGTGCCGACCGGCGACGTCCACGGCTTCAGCTTCAAGCCGGGCACACAGGGCTGGGTGCTGACCGTATCGGCGGAAATGCTGGACGAGGTGCTGACGCCATCGGAGGGATTGCGGCGGGTGCTGGCGCATTCGACCGTGGTGCGCGGCACGCCCGAGATGCGCAGCGCGATGCAGCAGATCTTCGCGGAGTTCGCCGGGCGTCATTTCGCCAGGGCGCATCTGCTGCGGGCTTTGTCCGCGGCCCTGATCGGCCTGGTCGCGCGCGAAATGGCCGCCAACGGCAGGATGCCGGGCGGCATGACGAAACCCGACCTGTTCCGGCGGTTCGAGGCGCTGCTCGATCAACACTTCCTGCAGCACTGGACCGTGTCGGACTATGCCGCCGCGCTGTCGATCACGCCGACGCATCTGAGCCGCCTGACCCGTTCGGCGACGGGCCACGCGGCCTCGCATCTGATCCTCGACCGGGTGATCCGCGAGGCGCGGCGCAACCTCGTCTATACCAACCTGCCGGTCTCGACGATCGCCTACGCACTCGGCTTCAGCGACCCGGCCTATTTCAGCCGGCTGTTTTCCGGCGCAACCGGCCTGTCGCCGCGAGGTTTTCGCGACAAGGTGCACAAGGGCGATTAG